In the genome of Osmerus mordax isolate fOsmMor3 chromosome 15, fOsmMor3.pri, whole genome shotgun sequence, one region contains:
- the en2a gene encoding homeobox protein engrailed-2a, protein MEENDHSNRDAERQGSADESNRAILPLLQAPGNLQIPHRVTNFFIDNILRPDFGRKKEGNSNREDNSLATRENHSPAAPRTEQVGSTVPAEGTSTPHAVGGAKKAAIETEESLKPRRENGDQCLSSDSDSSQASSNPPTNQPMLWPAWVYCTRYSDRPSSGPRSRKPKKKTASKEDKRPRTAFTAEQLQRLKTEFQTNRYLTEQRRQSLAQELGLNESQIKIWFQNKRAKIKKASGTKNSLALHLMAQGLYNHATTSKDDKSDSD, encoded by the exons ATGGAAGAAAATGATCATAGCAACAGAGATGCAGAGCGCCAAGGGTCGGCGGATGAGTCAAACAGAGCTATCCTACCCCTTTTACAAGCGCCTGGCAACCTACAGATCCCGCATCGAGTCACCAATTTCTTCATAGATAACATCTTACGACCGGACTTCGggcgaaagaaagagggaaactCTAACCGTGAAGATAATAGCCTCGCTACTAGAGAGAACCACAGCCCCGCCGCTCCGCGAACGGAGCAAGTAGGGAGTACTGTACCAGCGGAGGGGACTTCTACCCCTCATGCAGTCGGCGGGGCAAAGAAGGCTGCAATAGAGACAGAAGAGTCCCTGAAACCCCGCAGAGAGAATGGAGATCAGTGCCTAAGCTCGGACTCGGATAGTTCTCAAGCCAGCTCAAATCCACCAACCAATCAGCCAATGCTCTGGCCAGCTTGGGTTTACTGCACCAGATACTCTGACAGGCCATCGTCAG GACCGAGATCTCGAAAACCAAAGAAGAAAACTGCCAGCAAAGAGGACAAGCGACCAAGGACGGCCTTTACAGCTGAACAGCTACAGAGACTAAAAACCGAGTTTCAAACAAACCGGTATCTCACCGAGCAGAGGCGGCAGAGCCTGGCGCAAGAACTCGGCCTTAATGAATCTCAAATCAAAATCTGGTTCCAGAACAAAAGGGCCAAAATCAAGAAAGCCAGTGGCACAAAAAACAGTCTGGCCTTGCACCTGATGGCACAAGGACTGTACAATCACGCTACCACTTCAAAAGACGACAAATCAGACAGCGATTGA